Proteins found in one Amycolatopsis umgeniensis genomic segment:
- a CDS encoding ferredoxin: MIFGSVRRGTRVSVDNERCEIFGFCEMEAPATFKIGPDGKLRIRRMVDRDGLDQAISAARLCPKQAIRVKGEGAYDDE, translated from the coding sequence ATGATCTTCGGAAGCGTACGGCGCGGCACTCGCGTCAGCGTCGACAACGAGCGGTGCGAGATCTTCGGCTTCTGCGAGATGGAAGCGCCCGCGACGTTCAAGATCGGGCCGGACGGCAAGCTCCGCATCCGCCGGATGGTCGACCGGGACGGTCTGGACCAGGCCATTTCCGCCGCCAGGCTCTGTCCGAAACAAGCCATCAGAGTCAAGGGAGAAGGAGCGTACGACGATGAGTGA
- a CDS encoding TetR/AcrR family transcriptional regulator gives MKASPGSRRAELLALAAKLFAERGYVSTTVRDIADAAGILSGSLYHHFDSKESMADEILTGFLDELFGAYAEIVAEGRGPRETLEAVVVASFESIHRRPAEVAIYQSEAKHLMQLPRFDYLNDRNTEFRKLWNAILTDGIAAGVFREDLDVELTYRFIRDTVWVAVRWYNPDGSLSADDVAQQYLGILLDGIATKRRRRG, from the coding sequence ATGAAAGCCAGCCCAGGGTCCCGCCGCGCCGAACTGCTCGCTCTGGCGGCGAAGCTGTTCGCCGAGCGCGGTTACGTCTCCACCACCGTGCGGGACATCGCGGACGCGGCGGGAATCCTTTCGGGCAGCCTCTACCACCATTTCGACTCGAAGGAGTCGATGGCCGACGAGATCCTCACCGGATTCCTCGACGAGCTTTTCGGCGCCTACGCCGAGATCGTCGCGGAAGGCAGAGGGCCGCGGGAAACGCTCGAGGCCGTCGTCGTGGCGTCGTTCGAATCCATTCACCGGCGGCCCGCCGAGGTGGCGATCTACCAATCCGAAGCGAAGCACCTGATGCAGTTGCCGCGGTTCGACTACCTCAACGACCGCAACACCGAATTCCGCAAACTGTGGAACGCGATCCTCACCGACGGCATCGCGGCGGGCGTGTTCCGTGAGGACCTCGACGTCGAACTCACCTACCGGTTCATCCGCGACACCGTCTGGGTGGCGGTGCGCTGGTACAACCCCGACGGATCGCTGAGCGCGGACGACGTCGCCCAGCAGTACCTCGGGATCCTTTTGGACGGAATCGCGACAAAGAGGAGGCGCCGTGGCTGA
- a CDS encoding DUF1996 domain-containing protein has translation MARNQGRHRIARRTKIATALLGLSIAVGGLVVSTTTGDSDKASADEVDKSQFVDITKVQPNVDKPEQGENASTGSFTVDCGKNENGHFNPDNFIAQPGIRNGAQHLHDYVGNLSTNADSNNNSLLGAGTTCRNGDESAYFWPVVRIDTEEEGEQQQGDQNQNQGKQQGDRQQDQGGRDQQRQGGRDQNGDRQGRDRNQDDENRNGNQGNQNDNQNDDQDQAELDEPNADNELAGNDGEIQRPAVVDITFKGNAREKVKEMPKFLRILYGDAKVTANGPANARESWTCTGFEDRVIKQYPICPQGSDVKRVHTFPSCLDGNNIDSENHRDHIKYPNENGECANGLTAVPELTISLTYKIPRQIQVNGQYKVDSFPEEDHNPFSDHDDFANVMPNQIMDRLVECVNEGRECRE, from the coding sequence ATGGCACGAAATCAAGGGCGCCATCGTATCGCCCGCAGGACCAAGATCGCGACCGCGTTGCTGGGCCTGTCGATCGCGGTCGGCGGACTGGTGGTGTCCACCACGACCGGCGACTCCGACAAGGCCTCCGCGGACGAGGTGGACAAGTCGCAGTTCGTGGACATCACCAAGGTCCAGCCGAACGTCGACAAGCCGGAGCAGGGTGAGAACGCGTCCACGGGCTCGTTCACCGTCGACTGCGGCAAGAACGAGAACGGGCATTTCAATCCCGACAACTTCATCGCGCAGCCGGGTATCCGCAACGGTGCCCAGCATCTGCACGACTACGTCGGAAACCTTTCGACGAACGCGGATTCGAACAACAACAGCCTGCTGGGCGCCGGTACCACCTGTCGCAACGGTGACGAATCGGCGTACTTCTGGCCGGTCGTGCGGATCGACACCGAGGAGGAAGGCGAACAGCAGCAGGGCGACCAGAACCAGAACCAGGGCAAGCAGCAAGGTGACCGGCAGCAGGATCAGGGTGGCCGGGACCAGCAGCGCCAGGGCGGCCGCGATCAGAACGGCGACCGGCAGGGCCGTGACCGGAATCAGGACGACGAAAACCGGAACGGCAACCAGGGCAACCAGAACGACAACCAGAACGACGACCAGGATCAGGCCGAACTGGACGAGCCGAACGCGGACAACGAACTCGCCGGCAACGACGGCGAGATCCAGCGTCCCGCCGTCGTCGACATCACCTTCAAGGGCAACGCCCGGGAGAAGGTGAAGGAGATGCCGAAGTTCCTCCGTATCCTTTACGGTGACGCGAAGGTCACCGCGAACGGGCCCGCCAACGCGCGGGAAAGCTGGACCTGTACCGGCTTCGAGGATCGCGTCATCAAGCAGTACCCGATCTGTCCTCAGGGCAGTGACGTCAAGCGGGTGCACACGTTCCCGAGCTGTCTCGACGGCAACAACATCGACAGCGAGAACCATCGGGACCACATCAAGTACCCCAACGAGAACGGCGAGTGCGCGAACGGCCTGACCGCCGTCCCGGAGCTCACCATCTCGCTGACCTACAAGATCCCACGGCAGATCCAGGTCAACGGGCAGTACAAAGTGGACTCGTTCCCCGAGGAGGATCACAACCCCTTCTCCGACCACGACGATTTCGCGAACGTGATGCCGAATCAGATCATGGATCGCCTCGTCGAGTGCGTCAACGAGGGCCGTGAGTGCCGCGAATGA
- a CDS encoding NAD(P)/FAD-dependent oxidoreductase, which produces MSDGDRIVIVGAGVAGLRSAERLRELGFDGEIVLVGDEPRKPYHRPMVSKELVTGGVKPVAASLEPYLDLDVHWRLGTRATWLDTKERTVHLPGGESLWYDGLIVATGVYPRHLPGSPRHDPRVRVLRTVEDSLAVRRALGNSNKSVVVIGSGLIGNEFAASMRYMGRDVTLIGHAKAPLHRFGERIASALTKEHQHHRAKLAMNTEVRNWISTKETVGLHLTNNQFLVASCVVLSIGSVPAVDWLRGSELTIDDGVLCESTLFAVGAEDVVVAGDVAKWPNLRIDETPRRVEHWMNGVESGRAAAESLMLGRGNARPYTPLPRAWSSLYDARLQTVGMPSLGKDTIELSDGVTGFVRDGRLIGAAGWDRPKAMIHWTAELDRRLPVPEPVFPTPAPAEPSFAASAASGASGEPAPIGEDILAPFERDFLSDTPTAAVPAQEEMPWARVPAG; this is translated from the coding sequence ATGAGTGACGGAGATCGGATCGTCATCGTCGGTGCGGGCGTCGCCGGGCTCCGCTCCGCGGAACGCCTGCGGGAACTCGGTTTCGACGGCGAGATCGTGCTGGTCGGCGACGAGCCGCGCAAGCCGTACCACCGGCCGATGGTGTCGAAGGAACTCGTCACCGGCGGCGTGAAACCGGTGGCCGCGAGCCTGGAGCCGTACCTCGACCTGGACGTCCACTGGCGGCTCGGCACCCGCGCGACCTGGCTCGACACCAAGGAACGCACGGTGCACCTGCCGGGCGGGGAATCCCTTTGGTACGACGGACTGATCGTCGCCACCGGCGTCTACCCCCGGCATCTGCCCGGCTCGCCGCGCCACGACCCCCGGGTCCGTGTGCTGCGCACCGTGGAGGATTCACTCGCCGTCCGGCGGGCTTTGGGGAACAGCAACAAATCCGTCGTGGTGATCGGCAGCGGCCTGATCGGGAACGAGTTCGCCGCGTCGATGCGGTACATGGGCCGCGACGTCACGCTCATCGGCCACGCGAAAGCGCCTCTGCACCGCTTCGGGGAGCGGATCGCGTCGGCGCTCACCAAGGAACACCAGCACCACCGCGCCAAGCTGGCGATGAACACCGAGGTGCGGAACTGGATCAGCACCAAGGAAACGGTCGGGCTGCACCTGACCAACAACCAGTTCCTCGTGGCCAGCTGCGTGGTGCTCTCGATCGGCAGCGTGCCCGCCGTGGACTGGCTGCGCGGCTCGGAGCTGACCATCGACGACGGCGTCCTGTGCGAATCGACCCTGTTCGCCGTCGGGGCGGAGGACGTCGTGGTCGCCGGCGACGTCGCGAAATGGCCGAACCTGCGGATCGACGAGACCCCGCGCCGGGTCGAGCACTGGATGAACGGCGTCGAATCCGGGCGCGCGGCGGCGGAAAGCCTGATGCTGGGCCGGGGCAACGCGCGGCCGTACACGCCGCTCCCCCGTGCCTGGTCTTCGCTGTACGACGCGCGGCTGCAGACCGTCGGGATGCCGTCGCTGGGCAAGGACACGATCGAACTTTCCGACGGGGTCACCGGTTTCGTCCGCGACGGCAGGCTCATCGGCGCGGCGGGCTGGGACCGGCCGAAGGCGATGATCCACTGGACCGCCGAACTCGACCGGCGGCTGCCGGTGCCCGAGCCGGTGTTCCCCACGCCCGCTCCCGCGGAACCGTCGTTCGCGGCTTCCGCCGCTTCGGGTGCCTCAGGCGAGCCGGCGCCGATCGGGGAGGACATCCTCGCCCCGTTCGAGCGGGACTTCCTGTCCGACACCCCGACCGCGGCCGTACCCGCACAGGAGGAGATGCCCTGGGCTCGCGTTCCCGCCGGGTGA
- a CDS encoding winged helix-turn-helix transcriptional regulator, with translation MVKRTTFDEAPCPVARSVDTIGDWWSLLIVRDAFDGVRRFGEFQRSLGVAKNILSARLRALVGHGVLDVVPASDGSTYSEYVLTAKGRDLFPVIVALRQWGEAHFFTAGEPRSELVDRDGGRPLRGLEVHAADGRVVGPDDTVVVKAPTS, from the coding sequence ATGGTGAAGAGGACGACGTTCGACGAAGCCCCGTGTCCGGTGGCACGCTCGGTCGACACGATCGGCGACTGGTGGTCACTCCTGATCGTGCGCGACGCCTTCGACGGCGTCCGGCGCTTCGGTGAGTTCCAGCGGAGCCTGGGCGTCGCGAAGAACATCCTCTCCGCCAGGCTGCGGGCGCTCGTCGGGCACGGGGTGCTCGACGTGGTCCCGGCTTCGGACGGGAGCACGTACAGCGAGTACGTCCTGACGGCCAAGGGCCGCGACCTGTTCCCGGTGATCGTCGCGCTGCGGCAATGGGGCGAGGCGCATTTCTTCACCGCGGGCGAACCGCGGTCGGAACTGGTGGACCGCGACGGCGGGCGTCCGCTGCGAGGGCTCGAGGTCCACGCCGCGGACGGACGTGTCGTCGGACCGGACGACACCGTGGTGGTGAAAGCCCCGACCTCGTGA
- a CDS encoding acetyl-CoA C-acetyltransferase — MAEAYVLDAVRTPVGKRGGALSGVHSADLGAHVIQAVVERAGVDADLVDDVILGCCDTLGPQSGNIARTAWLAAGFGHHVPGVTIDRQCGSSQQAVHFAAQAVLSGTMDLVLAGGVQNMSAIPIGAAMLAGREYGFEDPFSGSKGWQERYGSVEVSQFRSADMIAEHWDLTREAMEEYAFRSHQRAVAAIDEGRFAAETAPFAGVGLDEGPRRDTSLERMAGLKPLSEGSRITAAVASQISDGASAALIASEKFVEEHGLTPRARIHHLAVRAADPVWMLTGPIPATAHALRKTGLGIDDIDLFEVNEAFASVVLAWIEETGADPDRVNVNGGGIALGHPIGATGTKLFATLLHELERRGGRYGLQTMCEGGGTANVTIIERL; from the coding sequence GTGGCTGAGGCCTACGTACTGGACGCCGTCCGGACACCGGTCGGCAAACGCGGGGGAGCGCTCAGCGGGGTCCATTCCGCCGACCTCGGCGCCCACGTCATCCAAGCCGTCGTCGAACGGGCGGGCGTCGATGCCGACCTGGTCGACGACGTCATCCTCGGCTGCTGCGACACCCTCGGGCCGCAGTCCGGGAACATCGCGCGGACGGCGTGGCTCGCGGCGGGCTTCGGGCACCACGTGCCGGGTGTGACGATCGACCGGCAGTGCGGTTCGAGCCAGCAGGCCGTGCATTTCGCCGCGCAGGCTGTGCTGTCCGGGACGATGGACCTCGTCCTCGCCGGCGGCGTGCAGAACATGAGTGCCATCCCGATCGGCGCGGCGATGCTGGCCGGACGCGAGTACGGCTTCGAAGACCCGTTCTCCGGCTCGAAGGGCTGGCAGGAGCGGTACGGCAGCGTCGAGGTTTCGCAGTTCCGCAGTGCCGACATGATCGCCGAGCACTGGGATCTGACGCGCGAAGCGATGGAGGAGTACGCCTTCCGGAGCCATCAGCGGGCGGTCGCGGCCATCGACGAAGGCCGGTTCGCCGCCGAAACCGCGCCGTTCGCCGGTGTCGGCCTGGACGAGGGGCCCAGGCGTGACACCAGCTTGGAACGGATGGCCGGGCTGAAGCCGCTGAGCGAGGGTTCGCGGATCACCGCCGCCGTGGCCAGCCAGATTTCGGACGGCGCCAGCGCGGCACTCATCGCGTCGGAGAAGTTCGTCGAGGAACACGGCCTCACCCCGCGCGCCAGGATCCATCACCTCGCGGTGCGGGCGGCCGATCCGGTGTGGATGCTGACCGGGCCGATTCCGGCGACCGCGCACGCGCTGCGGAAAACCGGGCTGGGCATCGACGACATCGACCTGTTCGAGGTCAACGAGGCGTTCGCGAGTGTCGTCCTGGCGTGGATCGAGGAGACGGGAGCCGATCCGGACCGCGTCAACGTCAACGGCGGCGGTATCGCGCTCGGTCACCCCATCGGCGCGACCGGGACGAAACTGTTCGCGACCCTGCTGCACGAACTCGAACGGCGTGGCGGGCGCTACGGGCTCCAGACGATGTGTGAAGGCGGCGGAACGGCGAACGTCACGATCATCGAGCGGCTTTGA
- a CDS encoding DUF4142 domain-containing protein, producing MTSASDTPGAFSRLLVVLLTMAAVTLLGPADDARAQELSPADKNLIVNVKLAGLWEMPAGMWAQERGKSKRTREVGRTLMIDHGRLDTATHGIADRFGITLPTEPSDQQSAWLGEMKAARDDTEFDRIFANRLRYAHGVLFPIIAQVRAGTRNDVVRDYATTANQAVLRHMTLLESTGVVDQSLMPEAPVPQSNSANSAMDVGFGDFALGLLLAVVLGGGLFFAIRTLRSKNTRTRKRAAAAEPELVPSAPGEINV from the coding sequence ATGACCTCGGCATCTGACACCCCCGGCGCGTTCTCCCGCCTCCTGGTCGTCCTGCTGACGATGGCCGCGGTGACGCTGCTCGGCCCCGCCGACGACGCGCGCGCCCAAGAACTCTCCCCGGCGGACAAGAACCTGATCGTCAACGTCAAATTGGCCGGGTTGTGGGAAATGCCCGCCGGGATGTGGGCGCAGGAACGCGGGAAGAGCAAGCGGACCCGCGAAGTCGGCCGGACGCTGATGATCGACCACGGCAGGCTCGACACCGCGACGCACGGCATCGCCGACCGGTTCGGCATCACCCTGCCGACCGAACCGTCGGATCAGCAGTCCGCGTGGCTCGGCGAGATGAAGGCCGCCCGTGACGACACCGAGTTCGACCGGATCTTCGCCAACCGGCTCCGGTACGCCCACGGTGTGCTGTTCCCCATCATCGCCCAGGTCAGGGCGGGTACCCGCAACGACGTCGTCCGCGACTACGCCACCACGGCCAACCAGGCGGTGCTGCGGCATATGACCCTGCTGGAGAGCACCGGCGTCGTCGATCAGTCGCTGATGCCGGAAGCGCCCGTGCCGCAGTCGAATTCGGCCAACTCGGCGATGGACGTCGGTTTCGGCGACTTCGCCCTCGGCCTGCTGCTCGCGGTGGTGCTCGGCGGCGGGCTGTTCTTCGCCATCCGGACCCTGCGCAGCAAGAACACCCGGACCCGCAAACGCGCGGCCGCCGCCGAACCGGAACTGGTTCCCAGTGCCCCAGGAGAGATCAATGTATGA
- a CDS encoding MFS transporter: protein MRRAVVLLFAVAAGTAVATIYFAQPLLVTMGAELGIAASTVGGIVTLTQFGYGLGLFLLVPLGDLLDRRRLVAGMLTLLAIAELVAATAVNGVALLAGMAAIGVLAVVTQLLVAFAASLADPVGRGRVVGLVTTGVVLGILLARTVSGTLADLAGWRSVYFASAAVTVLIAIVLYRVLPASVPAGTDMTYGKLLRSTVSLFAREPVFRTRGTLALLIFAAFGTLWSSVALPLSEDGLSHTAIGAFGLAGAAGALAAAPAGRLADRGRAQWTTGLALGLLLFSWVPLGFTRVSLWALVAGAILLDLAVQAVHVTSQTLIYPLLPDAGSRLIGGYMIFYSAGSGLGAIGSTAVYAVAGWTGVCLLGAAFSASALAVWSVKAAR from the coding sequence GTGCGTCGCGCAGTCGTCCTGTTGTTCGCCGTGGCCGCCGGGACGGCCGTCGCCACGATCTACTTCGCCCAGCCGTTGCTCGTCACCATGGGCGCCGAGCTCGGGATCGCCGCGTCGACCGTGGGCGGCATCGTCACGCTCACGCAGTTCGGCTACGGACTCGGCTTGTTCCTCCTGGTCCCGCTCGGCGACCTGCTCGACCGGCGGCGGCTCGTCGCCGGGATGCTGACACTGCTGGCGATCGCCGAGCTGGTCGCGGCGACCGCCGTGAACGGCGTGGCGCTGCTCGCCGGGATGGCGGCGATCGGCGTGCTCGCGGTGGTCACGCAACTCCTCGTCGCGTTCGCCGCGTCGCTGGCCGACCCCGTCGGACGCGGACGTGTGGTCGGTCTCGTGACGACCGGCGTCGTCCTCGGGATCCTGCTGGCGCGCACGGTTTCCGGCACACTGGCCGACCTCGCGGGCTGGCGCTCGGTGTACTTCGCGTCCGCCGCCGTGACCGTGCTGATCGCGATCGTGCTGTACCGCGTGCTGCCCGCCTCGGTCCCCGCCGGAACGGACATGACCTACGGGAAGCTGCTGCGTTCCACGGTGTCGCTTTTCGCGCGGGAGCCCGTCTTCCGGACGCGTGGAACGCTCGCGCTGCTGATCTTCGCCGCGTTCGGCACCCTCTGGAGTTCCGTCGCCTTGCCGCTCAGCGAGGACGGCCTGTCACACACCGCCATCGGCGCGTTCGGGCTGGCCGGGGCGGCGGGCGCGCTCGCGGCGGCACCCGCCGGACGGCTCGCGGACCGCGGCCGGGCACAGTGGACGACCGGGCTGGCGTTGGGTCTGCTCCTGTTTTCGTGGGTGCCGCTCGGTTTCACCCGCGTGTCACTGTGGGCGCTGGTGGCGGGCGCGATCCTGCTCGACCTCGCCGTCCAGGCCGTGCACGTCACGAGCCAGACGCTGATCTACCCGCTCCTGCCGGACGCGGGCAGCAGGCTGATCGGCGGGTACATGATCTTCTACTCGGCCGGCAGCGGCCTGGGCGCCATCGGCTCCACGGCCGTCTACGCCGTCGCGGGCTGGACCGGTGTCTGCCTGCTCGGCGCCGCCTTCAGCGCCTCGGCACTCGCCGTGTGGAGCGTCAAAGCCGCTCGATGA
- a CDS encoding zf-HC2 domain-containing protein, with amino-acid sequence MSEVSGAPHTDIAAYVLGVLGEEDHAGFEAHLLECPECQVELVEMYHLPDILDMVKKSWPDPPVKGPGPRVLRMLLADAAKAGRRRKVIRLATAAAVLVLVVGGPLVVLSLTDREPVITQAAPTVVTSVVPLSPTGKPGPDGGAAPFGWSEAGNAVAAEVTVQEKEWGSAVELELRGLVGPMTCQLFAYSHGGEAYVVNNWSVPSKGYGVPGSPDPLVITGSTALQKADIERFEVHKQDGTVLAIVRR; translated from the coding sequence GTGAGCGAGGTGTCCGGAGCGCCGCACACGGATATCGCCGCCTACGTCCTCGGCGTTCTCGGCGAGGAGGATCACGCCGGGTTCGAGGCGCATCTGCTGGAGTGCCCCGAGTGCCAGGTCGAGCTCGTGGAGATGTACCACCTGCCCGACATCCTGGACATGGTCAAGAAGAGCTGGCCGGATCCGCCCGTGAAGGGCCCCGGGCCGCGAGTGCTGCGGATGCTGCTCGCGGACGCCGCCAAGGCGGGCCGCCGTCGCAAGGTCATCCGGCTCGCGACGGCCGCCGCCGTACTCGTGCTCGTCGTCGGCGGACCGCTCGTCGTTCTTTCGCTCACCGACCGTGAACCGGTCATCACGCAGGCCGCGCCCACCGTCGTCACGTCGGTGGTGCCGTTGTCGCCGACCGGGAAGCCCGGCCCGGACGGCGGCGCCGCCCCGTTCGGCTGGTCCGAGGCGGGCAACGCGGTCGCCGCCGAGGTCACGGTCCAGGAGAAGGAATGGGGCAGCGCGGTCGAGCTCGAACTGCGCGGCCTCGTCGGCCCGATGACCTGCCAGCTGTTCGCCTACTCCCACGGCGGAGAGGCCTACGTCGTCAACAACTGGAGCGTGCCGTCCAAGGGCTACGGCGTCCCCGGTTCCCCGGACCCCCTCGTCATCACCGGTTCGACGGCGCTGCAGAAGGCCGACATCGAACGCTTCGAGGTCCACAAACAGGACGGCACCGTGCTGGCCATCGTGCGCCGGTAA
- a CDS encoding sigma-70 family RNA polymerase sigma factor: MGRHSRILQPIVDHEPASNGHDDLIRALYQEFGSSLMAFVLKLTGHDRQWAEDVVQETLIKAWRNAGKLDRQPEMLRAWLFTVARRIVIDGWRSRSARPQEVEELESDSIGVPDESEKTLAAMIVYEALRNLSPEQREAVQQTYLRDRTVNEVAATLGVPPGTVKSRIHHAVRALRRALQERG, from the coding sequence GTGGGACGCCACTCTCGGATACTGCAGCCAATAGTCGATCATGAACCCGCGTCGAACGGGCATGACGACCTCATCAGGGCGTTGTACCAGGAGTTCGGATCGAGTCTGATGGCGTTCGTGCTGAAGTTGACCGGCCACGATCGCCAGTGGGCCGAGGACGTGGTCCAGGAGACGCTCATCAAGGCGTGGCGCAACGCCGGCAAGCTCGACCGGCAGCCGGAAATGCTGCGTGCCTGGCTCTTCACCGTGGCCAGGCGCATCGTCATCGACGGCTGGCGGAGCCGGAGCGCCCGCCCTCAAGAGGTGGAGGAACTCGAGTCGGATTCGATCGGAGTGCCGGACGAATCGGAGAAAACGCTCGCGGCCATGATCGTTTACGAGGCCCTGCGCAATCTTTCCCCGGAGCAACGTGAAGCCGTCCAGCAGACCTACCTGCGTGACCGCACCGTGAACGAGGTCGCGGCGACGCTCGGGGTTCCGCCGGGTACGGTGAAATCGCGGATCCACCACGCTGTGCGCGCGCTGCGCAGGGCGTTGCAGGAGCGGGGGTGA
- a CDS encoding sugar O-acetyltransferase, with the protein MGEQKDRMLRGELYRDNDPELVADRRRAQALVDRFNGTGAEETGERDTILRELLGKLGESSWIMPRFQCDYGYLIEIGANSFLNYDAILLDCAPIKIGSDCSIGPRCQLLTALHPMEDHESRRQRWESAAPITIGNNVWFGGGVIVCAGVTVGDDTVVGAGSVVTRDLPSKVFAAGNPARVIREL; encoded by the coding sequence ATGGGTGAGCAGAAGGACCGCATGCTGCGCGGTGAGCTGTACCGGGACAACGACCCCGAACTGGTCGCGGATCGCAGGCGCGCGCAGGCGCTCGTGGACCGGTTCAACGGCACGGGCGCCGAGGAGACCGGTGAGCGGGACACGATTCTGCGTGAGCTGCTGGGAAAACTCGGTGAGAGTTCCTGGATCATGCCGCGGTTCCAGTGCGACTACGGCTATCTGATCGAGATCGGCGCCAACAGTTTCCTCAACTACGACGCCATCCTGCTCGACTGCGCCCCGATCAAGATCGGCTCGGACTGCTCGATCGGGCCGCGCTGCCAGCTGCTGACGGCGCTGCATCCGATGGAGGACCACGAGTCGCGGCGGCAGCGCTGGGAATCGGCCGCGCCGATCACCATCGGGAACAACGTCTGGTTCGGCGGCGGGGTCATCGTCTGCGCCGGGGTCACCGTCGGCGACGACACCGTGGTGGGCGCGGGCAGCGTCGTCACGCGCGACCTGCCGTCGAAGGTGTTCGCCGCGGGGAACCCGGCACGCGTCATCCGGGAGCTGTAG
- a CDS encoding SDR family oxidoreductase, with protein MIPVPKYPEGANLLRDKVVVVTAAAGTGIGSAVAKRALEEGARVVISDWHERRLGEKAAELGDVHAIPCDVTQEDQVQALIDGTAEHYGRVDVLINNAGLGGTKSIVDMADEEWARVIDVTLNGTFRATRAAVNRFIAQGDGGVIVNNASVIGWRAQAGQAHYAAAKAGVMALTRCAAVDVAEHGIRVNAVAPSLAMHPFLAKVTSEELLTELTAREVSGRAAEPWEVANVMVFLASEYSSYLTGEVVSVSSQHA; from the coding sequence GTGATTCCGGTTCCGAAGTACCCCGAGGGGGCGAACCTCCTGCGGGACAAGGTGGTCGTGGTGACGGCGGCGGCCGGCACCGGGATCGGTTCCGCCGTGGCGAAACGCGCGCTGGAGGAAGGCGCCCGCGTCGTGATCAGCGACTGGCACGAGCGGCGCCTGGGCGAGAAGGCCGCCGAACTCGGCGACGTCCACGCGATTCCTTGTGACGTCACACAGGAAGACCAGGTGCAAGCGCTCATCGACGGCACCGCCGAACACTACGGCCGCGTCGACGTGCTCATCAACAACGCCGGTCTGGGCGGCACCAAGTCCATCGTGGACATGGCCGACGAAGAATGGGCGCGCGTCATCGACGTGACCCTCAACGGCACGTTCCGCGCGACGAGGGCCGCGGTGAACCGGTTCATCGCGCAGGGCGACGGCGGGGTGATCGTCAACAACGCGTCCGTGATCGGCTGGCGCGCGCAGGCCGGGCAAGCGCACTACGCGGCGGCGAAGGCGGGCGTCATGGCGCTCACCCGGTGCGCGGCCGTCGACGTCGCGGAGCACGGCATCCGGGTCAACGCCGTCGCGCCGAGCCTGGCGATGCATCCGTTCCTGGCCAAGGTGACCAGCGAGGAACTGCTCACCGAACTCACCGCGCGCGAGGTCTCGGGGAGGGCGGCGGAACCCTGGGAGGTGGCGAATGTGATGGTGTTCCTCGCCAGTGAGTACTCGTCGTACCTCACCGGCGAGGTCGTGTCCGTGAGTTCCCAGCATGCGTGA
- a CDS encoding ferric reductase-like transmembrane domain-containing protein translates to MYDQWSEVVIVLTQKTDTDPGIKGMAQTSARISYGFMCLTLCWGVFTATGWIKSLTGRKALRNSHMVLGILTLSFGVVHAMSFLFLPDGFTLAQISIPLLPGTLARHELGVVGLEVMIAVALTGGISRFSSYRRFLWIHRLAYPAVAITALHAFFGAMANGHLGLLWFGGITLLVPAVLLTALRFTPTRYLERLGLVEELV, encoded by the coding sequence ATGTATGACCAGTGGTCCGAGGTGGTGATCGTCCTGACCCAGAAAACCGACACCGACCCCGGCATCAAGGGCATGGCGCAGACCTCCGCCCGGATCTCGTACGGCTTCATGTGCCTCACCCTGTGCTGGGGCGTGTTCACCGCGACCGGCTGGATCAAGTCGCTGACCGGGCGGAAGGCACTGCGCAACTCACATATGGTGCTCGGCATCCTGACGCTGTCGTTCGGCGTCGTGCACGCGATGTCGTTCCTGTTCCTGCCCGACGGTTTCACCCTCGCGCAGATCTCGATCCCGCTCCTGCCGGGCACGCTGGCGCGGCACGAACTCGGCGTCGTCGGGCTCGAGGTGATGATCGCCGTCGCGCTGACCGGCGGGATCAGCCGGTTCAGTTCCTACCGGCGGTTCCTGTGGATCCACCGGCTCGCCTATCCGGCGGTCGCGATCACGGCGCTGCACGCGTTCTTCGGCGCCATGGCCAACGGGCATCTCGGCCTCCTGTGGTTCGGCGGGATCACCCTGCTGGTCCCCGCGGTGCTGCTGACCGCGCTGCGGTTCACGCCCACCCGGTACCTCGAACGGCTGGGCCTGGTCGAGGAACTGGTCTGA